The DNA segment CAGGCGGGGCAGCGCTGTAGGCGTGTCCTCGATGCGCTGCACCGCCTCGGGGCGCCGAAGGACGCGTACCCGTTCTACGAGGAGCACGCCAGCACCGATCCGCGCCACGGCAAGGAGTGGCTCGAGGCCGCCCTACGACCGCTGGTGGCCGAGCATCCGGAATGGGCCCAGGGCATGATCCGCGGTGCCCGCTGGCGCGCCGACGTGAACGCCCGCCTCTTCCGCGACCTGCACACCCTCGTGGCGACGCGGGAGCTGCAGCCCGCTTGAGCGGGATCACCTTCGTCAGCGATCAGACCCCCGGTATCCGCCGGCAGCGGCGCGGGCGCGCCAAGCACTTCACCTACATCAGCCCGACGGGCCGCGAGCTCAACGGCGCCGTGGCGGCGCGCATCAACGCGCTGGCGATTCCGCCGGCGTGGACCGACGTGTGGATCTGTCCCGACCCGAACGGTCACATCCAGGCGACGGGGCGCGACGCCCGCGGTCGCAAGCAGTACCGCTATCACCCGCAGTACCGCCAGGGCCGCGAGCGCGCCAAGTTCCGCAACCTCGTGCCCTTCGGCGAAGCGCTCGGCGCGCTGCGAGCCCGCATCGACACCGACCTGCGCTCCCCCACGCTCACCTACGAGCGCGTCGTGGCGGGCGTCGTCGCGCTCATCGGCGAGACGTTCGTGCGCGTGGGCAACGAGTCCTACGCCCGCACGAATGAGACCTACGGCATCACGACGCTGCGCACCAACCACGTCGACGTGTCGGGCACGCACCTTCACCTGTGCTTCGTCGGCAAGGGCGGCAAGGAGTTCGACCTCGACTGCTGCCATCCGCGCGTGGCGCGCCTGGTGCGCCGCCTGCAGGACCTGCCCGGCCAGCGCCTGTTCCAGTACGTCGACGACGACGGGGTGGTGCGCGCCGTGTCGTCCAACAACGTCAACGACTACCTGCGAACGGCGACAGGAGTCGACGCCACCGCCAAGACATTCCGAACCTGGGGCGCGTCGCTGCTGGCGGCGCAGCAACTCAGGGTCGACCCGCCGCCGAAACTGAACGACGCGCTGCGGCCAGTCGCCGACGCACTCGGCAACACGCTGGCGGTGTGCAAGGCGTCCTACGTGCACCCTCGGGTCATCGCCCTTCACGAGAAGGGCACGCTGCACGACGCGTGGGCGCGCGGCCCCGCCCGTGCGGCCGGGGGCTGAGTGCCGACGAGCGCAAGTTGCTGGCGGTGCTCGGTTCTTCCTAATCTTAGGTATGCCTAAGATTTTTGCTATTGCGGTCCTGACGCTGGCACTCGTCGGTTGCAGTGCGAAGAAGGCCGACACGGTCGTCGCCGTCACCGGCACCGACAAGGCCTGCACGGCCGCCGACACGACGCTCAACGCCGGAACGATCCGCTTCCAGATGACGAACAAGGCGAAGCTCACCAACGAGCTCTACGTCCTCGGCGACAAGGACCGCGTGATCAAGGAGGTCGAGAACGTCCTGCCGGGCGGGACGGCCGACCTCGACGTCGACCTCAAGGCGGGCACCTACACGCTCAACTGCAAGCCGGGTCAGACCGGCGACGGCTTCCGCCAGAAGTTCACGGTGAAGGGCGCCGGCGGGACGACGGGTGCCGTCGGCGCCAAGGCCGATCGGACCATCGACGTGACCGCCCGCGAGTTCGCGTACACGTTCGCCACGCCCCTCTCGATCAACCAGGGCGACGCCATCGAGTTCGACCTCACCAACGCCGGCCAGGAACACCACGAGTTCGAAGTCCTCGGACCCGACGGGAAATCCATCGGCGAAATCGAGAGTGTCGCACCGGGCCGCTCGGGCACCGCCACGTTCGTATTCGCCAAGCCTGGCGTCTACACGTACCAGTGCCTGCTGAAGACGCCCGACGGCCGCGTCCACAAGAACCTCGGCATGACGGGCACCTTCACCGTCTCCTAGTTCGCCACCACCAGGCTGAAGCGCCCTTCGCCGTAACCCGCCACCTTGATGGCGAGATCCATGCGACCGGTCGGCCGCCTCACGGCGGCGTCGACCGCCGGCGGCAGCGCGGCACCGACGTCGTAGAGCGCCGCGATCTTGACGTGCGGTTGGCCGGGCAAGTTGAACAGCGAGCAGGCGATGTTCATCGTCTCGTAGAGGTTCTCGCGCACGACGGGCGACAGGTCGCCGTCCTTCGCCATGTCCTGCGCGCCACCGGGCGGCAGCAGACCCATGGCGGCGCCGATGTACGCGCCGGCCGACGAGTCGACGAGACCGAGCGTGGCGAGCGCGCCGTCGTCGTCCACGAACTCGGCCACGAGGATCTTCTCGCCCGCCGGCGGGATCCACACCGGGCCGTCCTTCACTTCGACATCGCGACCGAGCAGGCTTTCGAGCAGGTCGCGGACGTCCTTGACTGGGGGAAGTGTCGACAGTCCCATCAGCCGAGCACCGGTTGCAGCACTTCGCGGAACGCTTCGGGCGTGAACGGCTTGGCGATGAGGAATAGCGCGCCGGCTTCTTCGGCGAGCTCGCGCATTTGCGTCGAACCCTCGGACGTCACAAAGCCAAAGGGCCGCCCGTCTCCCGTCGACCGCAGTTGCTTCAGGAAGTCGATGCCGCTCATCTCGGGCATGTTCCAGTCGGACAGCACGAGGTCGGGCTGTTCGGCGCCCACCATCGTCAGGCCCTCGGCGCCACTGGATGCCTCGACCACGGTGGCGTCGCCGTAGCCCGCTTGGCGCAGCGTGCGCACCACGATCTGGCGCATCACGCGGCTGTCGTCGGCAATCAAGATTTTCATTCGGCCATCTCCTTGTGGTTTGACTCCTTCTCTTCGGGCGCCCAGACACTCACGATGAACGGGGCGTCGTGCCACGTCATCTCGACCCGGGTCGCCTCCACGGTTCCAGGCAGGCGTTCGCGCGCGGAGCCGAGGACGGCGACGGGAAGCGACAACTTGCTCGGGCCCGGCATCATCGCCTTGACGTTGCCGCCCACCACGTTGGCGAACTCGCCCATCGCGTCGGACAGGTCGTCGTCGGTGATCTCTTCGGGTTCGGTCATGAGCAGACCGGCCGCGATCTTGCGGCCGAGTACCTCGCCGCACGCCATCACGACATGACCCGACCATTCACCGGTCACCGACACCGACGCGGACACGTCCAGCGGCGAGCCGTCGTAGGGCAACGGATACGGCAGCGGCCCGTCTTCGCCAATGAGACCCTGGAAGATCTCCTGCACGATCTGCTCGACGACTTCGGGTTCGGGTCCGGTGTGAATGAGGGTCACCACCCCACCTCCTCTTGTTGCGGGATCAGTCCGAGAAAGCTCAACTTGTCCACCAGCGCGTCGGCGGTGAACGGTTTGATCAGGTACTCGTGGGCACCGGCGGCCAGCGCCCGCACGATCTGCGACTGCTCGGATTCAGTCGTGACCATCACCAGCGTGACGTTGCGCAGCTCGGGGTTGTTGCGCACCGCCGAGATGAACGACAGCCCGTCCATCACTGGCATGTTCCAGTCGACGAGGGCGACGTCGGGAACGTCGCCGCCTTCGATGGCGTCGAGCGCTTGCGCCCCGTCGCCCGCCTCGGACACTTCGAAGCCCAGCGGCGTCACGATGCGTCGCAGCATCGAGCGCATGGTGCGCGAGTCGTCCACCAACAAAGCCTTCATGAGCCCTCCACGCAGTACGCCACCGCGTTGCCACAACGCGTGGCGGTGTAACCCTCGGCCAGGCCGACGGTTGTCTCGGATGTGCCAAGGAACAGGTAGCCGCCCTCCGGCAGTCGCTGCCGAATGCGGTCGAGGATGGAACGCCGCACCTCGAGGTCGAAGTAGATCAACACGTTGCGGCAGAACACGATGTCGAAGGTCGGCAACAACGGCCACGCCTCGGCCAGGTTCATACGGTCGAAGCGGCAGCGGTGCCGGATGCGCTCGTCGAGCACGTAGTCGGCGCCTTCACGGGAGAAGTAGCGGGCGAGCATGGGTGCCGGCAGCCCGCGGTTGACCTCGAGCGTGGAGTACCGGCCCGAG comes from the Acidimicrobiales bacterium genome and includes:
- a CDS encoding chemotaxis protein CheX gives rise to the protein MTLIHTGPEPEVVEQIVQEIFQGLIGEDGPLPYPLPYDGSPLDVSASVSVTGEWSGHVVMACGEVLGRKIAAGLLMTEPEEITDDDLSDAMGEFANVVGGNVKAMMPGPSKLSLPVAVLGSARERLPGTVEATRVEMTWHDAPFIVSVWAPEEKESNHKEMAE
- a CDS encoding cupredoxin domain-containing protein, producing MPKIFAIAVLTLALVGCSAKKADTVVAVTGTDKACTAADTTLNAGTIRFQMTNKAKLTNELYVLGDKDRVIKEVENVLPGGTADLDVDLKAGTYTLNCKPGQTGDGFRQKFTVKGAGGTTGAVGAKADRTIDVTAREFAYTFATPLSINQGDAIEFDLTNAGQEHHEFEVLGPDGKSIGEIESVAPGRSGTATFVFAKPGVYTYQCLLKTPDGRVHKNLGMTGTFTVS
- a CDS encoding response regulator, with the protein product MDDSRTMRSMLRRIVTPLGFEVSEAGDGAQALDAIEGGDVPDVALVDWNMPVMDGLSFISAVRNNPELRNVTLVMVTTESEQSQIVRALAAGAHEYLIKPFTADALVDKLSFLGLIPQQEEVGW
- a CDS encoding response regulator, yielding MKILIADDSRVMRQIVVRTLRQAGYGDATVVEASSGAEGLTMVGAEQPDLVLSDWNMPEMSGIDFLKQLRSTGDGRPFGFVTSEGSTQMRELAEEAGALFLIAKPFTPEAFREVLQPVLG